A genomic stretch from Arachis stenosperma cultivar V10309 chromosome 3, arast.V10309.gnm1.PFL2, whole genome shotgun sequence includes:
- the LOC130968539 gene encoding uncharacterized protein LOC130968539 isoform X5, whose translation MGVGVVSSLIFQLVKLFIIGSVVTLQGSKGSVISPSPAFAPVIHPRGETLGPIHHGHWRSNAPSSPVDPDGFLLSPNPASLPMNPSPRTISPSSPEVSNGSFLPTPVSSPIPPHKIKGIEPSISPSSSPTTIALSPPNEAAPISATGQGNAPPLQSIQPSPPQRKAPPIRPPESSPISRAQPPNNSPASQPIEHGSFPPVVENRNASKSHTPNPISPAPTAVPSTNLPTSSPVSQPVENGSFPPNIHTEGAKKGHSLKPVAPAPLPVILPKISPSQPPEHGSLPPTINESNSSESHKQDPVSQAPVALSPATLPENSPNVHNRTVNKGLAHSPTAEPASPTPVVSPTLTPSRKSDWKSNGKPVSAPLYKAPKPLPAIVHSPVQVPVASPPVNLPENSPVRQPIHQGSLAPVGHNKTENKGHIHTQEPASPNFLASPPWKMENNKSVGGLVFPEITPSISPAQVAPPPFHPVSPPTVSPSKLPVPVVVSPAVSVVVSPALTPSRSFDWKRRGEPVSAPLYKAPMPLPAVVHPPVQAHAVHNSRQFHHAPAPPVSPPKSASEKEYHSPASSPLTTSYKHHSRSIATSPAPTSSYSVSPPTSEHQDHQIPPPLPTTERTQHALPPANTGSTLSSPASQVSPAPSPWFIISPHPTKILFHPPKVSPLRSPAESPKKPVLPQIHTLPPPPPNEDCLSTICSEPYTNSPPGAPCRCVLPMKVGLRLGVSLYTFFPLVSELASEIAAGVFMTQSQVRIMGAEAASQDPDKTDALIFLVPIGEGFDHTTALLNSQRFWQKKVAIKSSYFGSYEVLYVIYPGLPPSPPLPPSSISSIYGGPYSNNGNNGRMIKPLGVDIQKRHHKDGLSRGIIAIIALSVFLALVLLLAAGWALFKYRHHVSQPTSTPRVSPRSVTKTQGTTESLAAGGIASASSSFRSSIAAYKGSAKTFSANDIEKASNNFNDSRILGEGGFGRVYSGIFEDGTKAAIKVLKREDHHGDREFLAEVEMLSRLHHRNLVKLIGICTEVSFRCLVYELIPNGSVESHLHGVDRENSPLDWSARIKIALGAARGLAYLHEDSSPPVIHRDFKSSNILLEDDFTPKVSDFGLARIAADEENRHISTRVMGTFGYVAPEYAMTGHLLVKSDVYSYGVVLLELLTGRKPVDMSQAPGQENLVAWARPLLTSKEGLEAIIDPSLGTDVPWDSVAKVAAIASMCVQPEVSDRPFMGEVVQALKLVSNECDEAKEAGTRNSSQEDLSLDLDNVSSQLPDHFQFQRQFSAANYTSGSDIEKGLSSFEIFSSSARFGRQDSGSFRRHSYSAPLRTGRKQQLWQVISRLSGSVSEHRTISKL comes from the exons ATGGGGGTGGGGGTAGTTTCGTCATTGATTTTTCAGCTGGTGAAGCTCTTCATCATTGGCTCTGTTGTGACACTGCAAGGATCCAAAG GGTCTGTTATATCCCCATCTCCGGCATTCGCTCCGGTCATTCATCCCAGAGGAGAAACACTTGGGCCTATCCATCATGGACACTGGAGAAGCAATGCACCGAGCTCCCCAGTGGATCCAGATG GGTTTCTCCTATCCCCAAATCCAGCATCTTTgcccatgaatccttcacctagAACCATTTCTCCGAGCTCTCCAGAAGTATCAAATG GGTCGTTCTTGCCTACTCCAGTTTCATCTCCTATTCCTCCTCATAAGATTAAGGGAATTGAACCATCCATATCTCCCAGTAGTAGTCCAACCACCATAGCATTATCACCACCGAACGAGGCTGCGCCTATATCGGCAACTGGTCAAGGGAATGCACCACCACTGCAATCAATACAACCAAGTCCACCTCAAAGGAAAGCACCTCCTATTAGGCCTCCTGAATCATCTCCAATTTCTAGAG CTCAACCTCCAAATAATTCGCCAGCGAGCCAACCAATCGAACACGGAAGTTTTCCCCCTGTGGTTGAGAATAGGAATGCTAGCAAGAGTCACACCCCGAATCCAATTTCACCAG CTCCAACTGCAGTACCATCTACCAACTTGCCTACATCTTCACCAGTAAGTCAACCAGTTGAAAATGGCAGTTTCCCCCCTAATATTCACACAGAGGGTGCAAAGAAGGGTCATTCACTGAAACCGGTTGCACCGG CTCCTCTTCCAGTCATTTTGCCTAAAATTTCACCGAGTCAGCCACCTGAACATGGAAGCTTGCCTCCAACTATTAACGAGAGTAATTCCAGTGAGAGTCACAAACAGGATCCAGTTTCACAAG CTCCAGTTGCATTATCTCCTGCAACTTTGCCAGAAAATTCACCCAATGTTCATAACAGAACTGTAAATAAGGGTCTTGCTCACAGTCCAACCGCAGAGCCAGCATCACCAA CACCTGTTGTCTCTCCCACACTAACACCTTCCAGAAAATCTGATTGGAAAAGTAACGGCAAACCAGTTTCAGCACCTTTGTACAAAGCACCAAAGCCATTACCAGCTATAGTACATTCCCCTGTTCAAG TCCCAGTTGCGTCACCTCCTGTGAATTTGCCCGAAAATTCACCAGTTCGCCAACCTATTCATCAAGGAAGTTTAGCTCCCGTTGGTCATAACAAAACTGAAAATAAGGGTCATATTCACACCCAAGAGCCAGCATCACCAA ATTTTCTTGCATCCCCACCATGGAAAATGGAAAATAACAAATCAGTTGGCGGTCTTGTTTTTCCAGAAATAACTCCTTCCATATCACCTG CACAAGTTGCACCACCACCTTTCCACCCAGTTTCACCACCAACAGTATCTCCATCAAAATTGCCAG TACCTGTTGTTGTCTCTCCGGCAGTATCTGTTGTTGTCTCTCCGGCACTAACTCCTTCCAGAAGCTTCGATTGGAAACGAAGGGGAGAACCAGTTTCGGCACCATTGTACAAAGCACCTATGCCGCTACCAGCTGTAGTACATCCCCCTGTTCAAG CCCATGCTGTACATAATTCAAGGCAGTTTCATCATGCTCCTGCCCCTCCGGTGTCTCCTCCTAAATCTGCATCAGAAAAAGAATATCATTCTCCTGCATCTTCACCATTAACCACATCTTATAAACATCACTCTAGGAGTATAGCCACCAGCCCTGCTCCTACATCATCATATTCGGTTTCCCCTCCAACTTCAGAACACCAAG ATCACCAAATTCCTCCACCACTGCCGACAACGGAACGAACACAACATGCTTTGCCACCAGCAAACACAG GTTCTACACTTTCCTCACCAGCCAGCCAGGTTTCTCCGGCTCCTTCTCCTTGGTTCATAATATCTCCTCACCCAACCAAAA TTCTATTTCATCCTCCTAAAGTATCTCCTTTGCGATCTCCTGCGGAGAGTCCTAAGAAGCCAGTCCTGCCTCAAATTCACACACTGCCTCCACCACCTCCTAATGAAG ATTGTTTATCAACTATTTGTTCTGAGCCCTACACAAATTCTCCACCTGGAGCACCATGCAGATGTGTCCTTCCCATGAAAGTCGGTCTTCGCCTTGGTGTTTCTCTGTATACCTTCTTCCCTTTGGTTTCAGAGCTTGCTTCCGAGATTGCTGCAGGGGTTTTCATGACACAAAGTCAAGTTCGAATTATGGGAGCCGAAGCAGCAAGCCAAGATCCAGATAAAACTGATGCTCTCATTTTCTTGGTACCCATTGGGGAAGGCTTTGATCACACTACTGCCTTACTGAACTCTCAGAGATTTTGGCAGAAGAAGGTTGCAATAAAATCTTCTTACTTTGGTAGCTATGAAGTCTTGTATGTTATCTATCCAG GTTTACCACCATCTCCTCCTCTACCACCTTCAAGCATTTCGTCGATATACGGTGGTCCATATTCAAATAATGGTAACAATGGAAGAATGATAAAGCCCCTTGGGGTGGACATACAGAAGAGGCATCACAAAGATGGACTTAGTAGGGGCATCATTGCTATTATTGCTCTCTCGGTTTTTCTTGCTCTTGTTTTATTATTGGCTGCTGGTTGGGCCTTGTTCAAGTATAGACATCATGTAAGCCAGCCAACATCAACCCCGCGTGTTTCGCCACGTTCTGTTACCAAAACACAAG GAACTACTGAATCATTAGCAGCTGGGGGAATTGCTTCGGCCTCATCATCATTTCGATCTAGCATTGCTGCTTATAAAGGATCTGCTAAGACTTTCAGTGCGAACGACATTGAGAAAGCCAGCAATAACTTTAACGATTCAAGGATACTTGGAGAAGGTGGTTTTGGTCGGGTTTATAGTGGTATTTTTGAAGATGGGACAAAAGCAGCAATCAAGGTTCTCAAAAGGGAGGATCATCATGGTGACCGTGAATTCTTAGCTGAAGTTGAGATGCTTAGCCGCCTTCACCACAGAAATTTGGTTAAGCTTATTGGTATATGCACCGAGGTTAGCTTCCGCTGCCTCGTCTATGAACTCATCCCAAATGGCAGCGTGGAATCCCATTTACATG GTGTTGACAGGGAAAACAGTCCACTTGATTGGAGTGCTAGGATTAAGATCGCTCTCGGTGCTGCACGCGGTCTGGCTTATCTGCATGAAGATTCAAGCCCCCCTGTCATACACAGGGACTTCAAGTCTAGTAATATCTTGTTGGAAGATGATTTTACACCAAAAGTATCTGATTTTGGATTAGCTAGAATTGCGGCCGACGAAGAGAACAGACACATATCAACCCGTGTCATGGGAACTTTTGG ATATGTGGCTCCGGAGTATGCAATGACTGGCCATCTTCTTGTGAAGAGCGATGTGTACAGCTATGGTGTTGTTCTTCTTGAGCTTCTAACAGGAAGAAAACCAGTAGATATGTCGCAAGCACCCGGTCAAGAGAATCTGGTTGCATGGGCTCGTCCCTTACTCACAAGTAAAGAAGGATTGGAAGCGATAATAGACCCGTCTCTAGGGACTGATGTGCCTTGGGATAGTGTGGCCAAAGTTGCAGCCATTGCTTCAATGTGTGTTCAACCAGAGGTATCGGACCGTCCTTTCATGGGTGAAGTTGTTCAGGCTCTCAAACTTGTGAGTAATGAATGTGATGAGGCAAAAGAAGCAGGTACAAGAAATTCTAGCCAGGAGGATTTATCTCTTGATTTGGATAATGTTTCTAGTCAACTACCAGATCATTTCCAATTCCAACGCCAATTCTCTGCCGCCAACTATACTTCTGGAAGTGATATAGAAAAAGGTTTGTCATCATTTGAGATATTCAGCTCCTCAGCAAGATTTGGAAGGCAAGATTCCGGATCTTTTCGACGTCACTCCTATTCGGCTCCTTTGAGAACCGGAAGAAAGCAGCAGTTGTGGCAGGTTATTAGCCGGCTTTCGGGTAGTGTAAGTGAACATAGAACCATCTCCAAGTTATGA